The Metabacillus litoralis genome contains a region encoding:
- a CDS encoding TrkH family potassium uptake protein — protein sequence MNKLKFRIQSLTPVQLIVSYYFLAVTVSVLLLSLPVAHKPGVEFAFIDRLFTAVSAVSVTGLTVMSTADTFSVPGIFILAFVLQFGGIGIMTLGTFVWLIVGKKIGLKERQLIMTDQNQSNLSGIVNLIRQIIVLILIIELIGALILGTYFLKYYPTWQEAYLHGFFTSISATTNGGFDITGQSLIPYADDYFIQFIVMILIILGAIGFPVLIEVKDFLFNKSQRFRFTLFTKITSITFFALILVGTITIAALEYSYFFKGKEWHETFFYSLFQSTATRSGGLATMDVSMFTDTTILVMCALMFIGASPSSVGGGIRTTTFALNLLFLFHFARGNKSIKIFKRELYEEDLMKSVVVTMMAFLICFFALVILAITEQFEFIEILFEVCSAFGTTGLSMGITPELSSIGKIVIMILMFIGRIGILTFLYLLGTKERKANYHYPKERVIIG from the coding sequence ATGAATAAATTAAAATTTCGAATACAGTCTTTAACCCCGGTACAATTAATTGTTTCATATTACTTTTTAGCTGTTACAGTTTCTGTACTTTTATTAAGTTTGCCTGTGGCGCATAAGCCTGGTGTGGAGTTTGCTTTTATCGACCGGCTTTTTACTGCTGTTAGTGCAGTTAGTGTAACAGGATTAACTGTAATGTCTACAGCAGATACATTTAGTGTACCTGGTATTTTTATATTAGCCTTTGTTTTACAATTTGGCGGGATAGGCATTATGACACTAGGTACATTTGTATGGCTTATTGTGGGTAAGAAAATAGGGTTAAAAGAACGCCAGCTAATCATGACTGACCAAAATCAAAGCAACTTATCTGGTATCGTAAATTTAATTCGTCAAATTATTGTACTCATTCTTATTATTGAGTTAATTGGAGCATTAATTTTAGGAACTTATTTCTTAAAATACTATCCAACATGGCAGGAAGCATATCTGCATGGATTTTTTACTTCAATTAGTGCAACAACCAATGGTGGCTTTGACATTACTGGTCAATCTTTAATTCCTTATGCTGATGATTATTTTATTCAGTTTATTGTGATGATTTTAATTATTTTAGGTGCTATTGGTTTTCCGGTATTAATTGAAGTGAAAGATTTCCTTTTTAATAAAAGTCAACGATTCCGTTTTACGTTGTTTACCAAAATAACTTCCATAACCTTTTTTGCCTTAATTTTAGTGGGAACAATTACAATTGCTGCTCTTGAGTATTCTTATTTTTTTAAAGGAAAAGAATGGCATGAAACGTTTTTTTACTCTCTATTTCAATCAACAGCAACCAGAAGTGGTGGTTTAGCAACAATGGACGTTAGTATGTTTACAGATACAACCATTTTAGTTATGTGTGCGTTAATGTTTATTGGTGCATCTCCAAGCTCAGTTGGAGGCGGAATTCGAACGACAACATTTGCTTTAAATCTTTTATTTCTGTTTCATTTTGCTAGAGGAAATAAGTCAATTAAGATTTTTAAAAGGGAGCTTTATGAGGAAGATTTAATGAAGTCAGTCGTAGTGACAATGATGGCATTTCTAATATGTTTTTTTGCCCTCGTTATATTAGCGATTACAGAGCAGTTTGAATTTATAGAAATATTATTTGAAGTTTGTTCAGCATTTGGAACAACAGGGCTATCGATGGGAATTACACCTGAATTAAGCTCAATTGGTAAAATTGTTATTATGATCTTAATGTTTATCGGAAGAATAGGTATACTTACGTTTTTGTATCTTTTAGGAACAAAGGAAAGAAAAGCAAATTATCATTATCCAAAAGAGCGAGTAATCATCGGATAA
- the mtnA gene encoding S-methyl-5-thioribose-1-phosphate isomerase encodes MLNENFAIPRSVIWKEDYVSLLNQQKIPQVTEYLELRNIEDVWEAIQSLKVRGAPAIGITAAYGLALAALQDQSKSFEEFHQNLQKSHDYLASSRPTAVNLFWALDRLMKSVSNVQTIDEAKSTILKEAILIEKEDEQVCQLIGEHALSVFKDGDRIMTICNAGSIATAKYGTALAPFYLAKEKNINLSVYACETRPVLQGARLTTWELMQAGVDVTLITDNMAAHTIKSKDITAIIVGADRIAANGDTANKIGTFNLALLAKSFNIPFYVAAPLSTFDPSITDGDQIPIEERNPEEVTQINGIQVAPKDVKVFNPAFDVTPNILIAGIITEKGIITGEYTEEIKKLFSN; translated from the coding sequence ATGTTAAACGAAAATTTTGCCATTCCTCGTTCCGTCATATGGAAGGAAGATTATGTCTCTTTATTAAACCAACAAAAGATTCCACAGGTAACGGAATACCTTGAATTAAGAAACATTGAAGATGTGTGGGAAGCTATTCAATCTTTAAAAGTTCGAGGTGCCCCAGCTATCGGAATAACTGCTGCATATGGTTTAGCTCTAGCAGCTTTGCAGGATCAATCAAAATCATTTGAGGAGTTTCATCAAAATTTACAGAAAAGTCATGATTATCTCGCAAGCTCAAGACCAACTGCTGTAAACTTATTTTGGGCACTAGATCGACTTATGAAAAGTGTGTCAAATGTTCAAACAATAGATGAAGCAAAATCAACAATCCTTAAAGAAGCCATCTTAATTGAAAAAGAAGATGAACAGGTTTGTCAATTAATTGGTGAACATGCATTGAGCGTTTTCAAAGATGGAGACAGAATTATGACGATTTGTAATGCAGGATCTATAGCAACTGCAAAGTATGGTACAGCACTTGCTCCTTTTTACTTAGCCAAAGAGAAAAATATTAACTTAAGTGTTTACGCATGTGAAACAAGGCCTGTCTTACAAGGAGCACGTCTAACTACTTGGGAGCTTATGCAAGCAGGTGTTGATGTTACACTTATAACTGATAATATGGCAGCACATACGATAAAGTCCAAGGACATTACTGCAATTATTGTTGGAGCAGACCGTATTGCTGCAAACGGTGATACAGCAAATAAAATTGGAACATTTAATTTAGCACTTTTAGCAAAATCATTTAACATTCCTTTTTATGTTGCTGCACCTCTATCTACATTTGATCCCTCTATTACTGACGGAGATCAAATACCGATTGAGGAACGCAATCCAGAAGAGGTTACTCAGATTAACGGCATTCAAGTTGCCCCAAAAGATGTGAAAGTGTTTAACCCTGCTTTTGATGTTACTCCTAATATTTTGATCGCAGGTATCATAACGGAAAAAGGAATAATAACTGGAGAATATACGGAAGAGATCAAAAAATTATTCTCCAATTAA
- a CDS encoding DUF3905 domain-containing protein: MKKQKDENFTINETLPHQINAPSWKGTGIKMKKPFINEYGVTIGDSFYNSTQSPLNHWSDDIDPAIMSGDQWVHPTNDIGWNTSENRDLIEAKKRPQGVPFTHPDKDVSYNND, from the coding sequence TTGAAAAAGCAAAAAGATGAAAACTTCACTATAAACGAAACACTACCACATCAGATAAATGCTCCTTCTTGGAAAGGAACTGGGATAAAAATGAAAAAACCTTTTATTAACGAGTATGGCGTTACAATTGGAGATAGCTTTTATAACTCAACACAATCACCTTTAAACCATTGGAGTGACGATATTGATCCAGCGATTATGTCTGGTGATCAATGGGTTCATCCGACAAACGACATTGGTTGGAACACTTCTGAGAATAGAGATTTAATTGAAGCTAAAAAAAGACCTCAAGGAGTTCCTTTTACACATCCTGATAAAGATGTAAGCTATAACAATGATTAG
- a CDS encoding acyltransferase family protein, which yields MKNRVSYFDNAKFLLIFLVVFGHVIRPFIDESPIMMTIYKFVYTFHMPAFILISGYFAKGFKKKGYVSKIAKKLILPYLIFQGIYSVYYFFVEKQNANVLDPLDPHWSLWFLVSLFFWNLFLFGATRLSAKWSLAIAFIIGLSVGYLEDISNYLSLSRTFVFFPLFLLGFYLRKEHFDYITRVHVRGVAFSLLSMTFITYFFADFDYEWLFGSKSYAQFGDLTVGSAFIRLGFYSLTLVTSLSFLALIPTKQTFFTEWGTRTFYVYLLHGFIIQYMRNTHVVDWMGDFQSIVLLTTLSILLTAILSTKVVKELTSPFIEIKPSGIHYYLKSFSLNK from the coding sequence ATGAAAAATCGTGTTAGCTATTTTGATAATGCAAAATTTTTATTAATTTTTTTAGTTGTTTTTGGTCATGTTATCCGGCCATTTATAGATGAAAGTCCAATCATGATGACTATATATAAATTTGTCTATACCTTCCATATGCCGGCCTTTATCCTTATCTCAGGATATTTCGCAAAAGGGTTCAAGAAAAAAGGATATGTAAGCAAAATCGCTAAAAAACTAATACTTCCTTATCTTATTTTCCAAGGAATCTATTCGGTATATTATTTTTTTGTTGAGAAACAAAATGCAAATGTTCTTGATCCACTAGATCCTCACTGGTCTTTATGGTTTTTAGTTAGTTTGTTTTTCTGGAATCTTTTTTTATTTGGTGCAACAAGGCTTTCCGCTAAATGGTCGCTTGCGATTGCCTTTATTATCGGGCTTTCAGTTGGGTATTTAGAAGATATAAGTAATTACTTAAGTCTATCTAGAACATTCGTGTTCTTTCCCTTATTCTTATTAGGCTTTTACCTAAGAAAAGAGCATTTTGACTATATAACAAGGGTGCATGTTAGAGGAGTCGCATTCTCCTTATTATCTATGACCTTTATTACGTATTTCTTTGCTGATTTTGATTATGAATGGTTATTTGGTTCAAAGTCATATGCACAATTCGGTGATCTAACAGTAGGTAGTGCATTTATTCGGTTAGGATTTTACAGTTTAACGCTTGTAACTTCTCTTAGCTTTTTAGCATTGATTCCTACAAAACAGACCTTTTTCACGGAATGGGGCACTAGAACATTTTATGTTTATCTGTTACATGGCTTTATCATTCAATATATGAGAAACACACATGTAGTAGATTGGATGGGAGATTTTCAAAGTATAGTGCTTCTAACAACATTATCTATACTTTTAACAGCAATTTTATCAACTAAGGTTGTAAAAGAATTAACAAGTCCCTTTATAGAGATAAAACCTTCAGGAATTCATTATTACTTAAAGAGCTTTTCACTTAATAAATAG
- a CDS encoding methylated-DNA--[protein]-cysteine S-methyltransferase, translating into MFYTYYDSPIGRLTIVSTLGEITHLFLTIEQFNKFQGANKLVEDGQHHILREAVKQLHEYFYGGRTNFDLPFEIKGTDFQKKIWTELRQIPIGQVCSYQDIAVKIGNKNAVRAIGQANKANKLPIFIPCHRVIGKNQRLTGYAGDKNELKAKLLTHENIAFKH; encoded by the coding sequence ATGTTTTATACTTATTATGACTCCCCAATCGGGAGACTTACAATTGTATCGACACTTGGAGAAATTACTCATTTATTTTTAACTATAGAACAATTTAATAAATTTCAAGGTGCAAACAAGCTTGTGGAAGATGGGCAACATCATATCCTTCGTGAAGCAGTAAAACAGCTTCATGAATATTTTTATGGAGGAAGAACAAACTTTGACCTACCATTTGAGATAAAAGGCACTGACTTTCAAAAAAAGATTTGGACTGAGTTACGTCAAATTCCGATTGGACAGGTTTGTAGTTACCAAGACATTGCCGTCAAAATTGGTAACAAGAACGCTGTACGTGCTATTGGGCAAGCAAATAAAGCAAATAAATTGCCAATATTTATCCCATGTCATCGTGTTATAGGGAAGAATCAAAGGCTGACCGGTTATGCTGGAGATAAAAATGAGTTAAAGGCTAAGCTTTTAACTCATGAGAATATTGCATTTAAACACTAA
- the mtnK gene encoding S-methyl-5-thioribose kinase, translated as MCAHKKSPIYEPLTENGAIALAKKLQLLSENSQLTCNEIGDGNLNLVFRVKDPENGESIIIKQALPYAKVVGESWPLTLDRSRIETNALLKQAEFVPQYVPKVFYSDESLAITIMEDLSHLEIARAAFISGKDLPLLSQHVGEFLAKTLFYTSDYGMDQHYKKSLVQQFINPDLCKITEDLIFTDPFFDHETNDYEPELQDDVEQIWQDNELKVEVAKLKQIFLTKAEALLHGDLHTGSIFADEQETKIIDPEFAYFGPIGFDVGQVFANLLFNALSRETNKQQILFHHLETTWDVFVREFSRSWDNDGLEIYTKLDGYLDYVLEQIFEEATGYAGCELIRRAIGLAHVADLDTIEPYEKKISTKQIVLKIGRELIVNRKTIKNTQQIRDLVNQTALSVI; from the coding sequence ATGTGTGCACATAAAAAATCACCTATTTACGAACCACTAACTGAAAATGGAGCAATTGCCTTAGCAAAGAAATTACAGCTGCTTTCTGAAAATAGTCAACTAACATGCAATGAAATTGGCGATGGAAATTTAAACTTAGTTTTCAGGGTGAAAGATCCAGAAAATGGAGAAAGCATCATTATTAAACAAGCATTACCATATGCGAAGGTAGTTGGTGAAAGCTGGCCGCTAACTCTTGATCGTTCCAGAATCGAAACAAATGCACTTCTTAAGCAAGCGGAATTTGTTCCACAATATGTACCAAAAGTTTTTTATTCAGACGAATCATTAGCAATAACAATCATGGAAGATCTATCACATCTTGAAATTGCTAGAGCAGCCTTTATTAGTGGAAAAGATTTACCACTATTATCTCAACATGTTGGAGAATTCCTTGCTAAAACATTGTTTTATACATCTGATTATGGAATGGATCAACATTATAAAAAATCATTGGTTCAACAATTCATCAACCCTGATCTTTGTAAAATAACTGAAGACCTTATTTTTACTGATCCCTTCTTCGATCATGAAACAAACGATTACGAGCCAGAACTTCAAGATGATGTAGAACAAATTTGGCAGGACAATGAATTAAAGGTTGAGGTTGCTAAACTTAAACAGATCTTTCTAACAAAAGCTGAAGCACTATTACACGGTGACCTGCATACTGGAAGTATTTTTGCAGATGAACAAGAAACAAAAATCATTGATCCTGAATTTGCTTACTTCGGTCCTATCGGCTTTGATGTTGGTCAAGTATTTGCGAATTTACTTTTTAATGCATTATCTCGAGAAACGAATAAACAACAAATTCTTTTCCATCATTTAGAGACAACTTGGGATGTGTTTGTAAGAGAATTTTCAAGATCATGGGATAATGATGGTTTAGAAATATATACGAAGTTAGACGGCTACTTAGATTATGTTTTAGAACAGATCTTTGAAGAAGCTACTGGATATGCAGGATGCGAATTAATCCGACGAGCAATCGGTCTAGCCCATGTAGCTGACCTTGACACAATTGAACCATATGAAAAGAAAATTTCTACAAAGCAAATTGTCCTAAAAATCGGCAGAGAGCTTATTGTAAATAGAAAAACAATTAAAAACACGCAACAAATTAGAGACCTTGTTAACCAAACAGCTTTATCAGTAATCTAA
- a CDS encoding B12-binding domain-containing radical SAM protein — protein sequence MKTVLSTLNAKYIHTSLSIRYLKAYAQPEYEVELAEYTIKDPAMNIVTDLHAKKPEVIGFSCYIWNIEETIKVIKMLKKINPSLIIVLGGPEVTYDTREWMDKIPEVDFIIIGEGEQSFKQLLDELNGEQNFDNVSGIAYREENKVQIKPQRNKVDLKVLPSPFRFEEDLKHLSKRVTYIETSRGCPFSCQFCLSSIEVGVRYFDREKVKEDIRFLMENGAKTIKFVDRTFNISRSYAMEMFQFLIDEHKPGTVFQFEITADIMRPEVIQFLNDHAPKGLFRFEIGVQSTNDATNELVMRKQNFNKLTRTVTMVKEGGKIDQHLDLIAGLPEENYDSFKKTFNDVFELRPEELQLGFLKMLRGTGLRLRAEHHGYVYMDHSPYEILKNNVLSFEDITKIKQVEDVLEKYWNDHRMDETIEYLVTHLFPSPFDFFQDFGTYWDEKGWTRIGHQLEDLYKHLYDFLGSIKRNELTIASGFMKYDYLRNQNYKPRKPWWSETLSKQERSKIYHSVLENPLLLGEEFAQKQFSEKDLFKHTVLETLPFNLDHYLKTGRIINENSFVLVHYDAIHSKTTVYTVLSSELDTKVS from the coding sequence ATGAAAACTGTTTTATCGACGCTTAATGCTAAGTATATTCATACAAGCTTATCAATCCGTTACTTAAAAGCCTATGCACAACCTGAATACGAAGTTGAACTGGCAGAATACACAATAAAAGATCCTGCCATGAATATCGTAACAGATTTACACGCTAAGAAGCCTGAAGTTATTGGTTTTAGCTGTTATATATGGAATATTGAAGAAACAATAAAAGTGATTAAAATGCTGAAGAAAATCAACCCTTCTTTGATTATTGTTTTAGGTGGCCCTGAAGTTACTTACGATACTAGAGAGTGGATGGATAAAATTCCAGAGGTTGATTTCATTATCATAGGTGAAGGAGAGCAATCGTTCAAACAGCTGCTGGATGAATTAAATGGGGAACAAAACTTTGATAATGTTAGTGGGATAGCTTACCGCGAGGAAAACAAGGTGCAGATTAAACCGCAACGAAACAAAGTTGACCTAAAGGTACTACCCTCACCATTTCGCTTTGAAGAAGATCTGAAACACCTTTCAAAACGCGTAACATATATTGAAACAAGTCGTGGTTGTCCATTTAGCTGTCAGTTCTGCCTGTCCTCCATTGAAGTAGGGGTTCGTTATTTTGATCGTGAAAAAGTGAAAGAAGATATTCGTTTTCTTATGGAGAATGGTGCAAAAACGATAAAATTTGTCGATCGTACCTTTAACATCAGTCGTAGTTATGCAATGGAAATGTTTCAATTTCTTATTGATGAGCATAAACCAGGTACTGTTTTTCAGTTTGAGATTACAGCAGACATTATGAGACCAGAAGTTATTCAATTTTTAAATGATCATGCCCCAAAAGGTTTATTCCGCTTTGAAATTGGTGTTCAGTCGACAAATGATGCTACAAACGAACTTGTCATGAGAAAACAAAACTTTAATAAGCTAACAAGAACTGTGACAATGGTAAAAGAAGGCGGAAAGATCGATCAGCATCTTGATTTAATTGCAGGTCTGCCTGAGGAAAATTATGATTCATTTAAGAAAACATTTAATGATGTATTTGAACTTCGTCCTGAAGAGCTTCAACTAGGTTTCTTAAAGATGCTTAGAGGCACAGGTTTACGCCTTCGTGCTGAACATCATGGCTATGTTTATATGGATCATTCTCCATATGAAATTCTTAAAAATAATGTTCTTTCCTTTGAAGATATTACGAAAATTAAACAAGTTGAAGATGTTTTGGAGAAATATTGGAATGACCATCGAATGGATGAAACCATTGAATATTTAGTAACACACCTTTTCCCATCCCCATTTGATTTCTTTCAGGATTTTGGGACATATTGGGATGAAAAAGGATGGACTAGAATTGGTCATCAACTCGAAGATTTGTATAAACACTTATATGATTTCCTTGGAAGCATTAAGAGAAACGAGTTAACAATTGCCAGCGGTTTTATGAAGTATGATTATTTACGAAACCAAAATTATAAACCTCGTAAGCCTTGGTGGAGTGAAACATTATCAAAGCAAGAAAGAAGTAAGATCTATCACTCAGTTCTAGAAAACCCTCTCCTACTAGGAGAAGAATTTGCTCAAAAACAGTTCTCTGAAAAGGATTTATTTAAACATACTGTTTTAGAAACTTTACCATTTAATTTAGATCATTACTTGAAGACAGGTAGGATTATAAATGAAAACTCTTTTGTACTTGTTCATTATGATGCTATTCATTCAAAGACAACCGTTTATACAGTACTTTCAAGTGAGCTTGATACAAAGGTTAGCTAA
- the htpX gene encoding protease HtpX translates to MAKRIFLFLLSNILVITTIGIVLSLFNVSPYQNVNGNLDLVSLLIFSAVVGFTGSFVSLAISRWMAKMMMGVKVINPDGQLSPYERDLVERVYRLSRAAGLTKMPQVGIYQSPEVNAFATGPSKRRSLVAVSTGLLQEMDDDAIEGVLAHEVAHIANGDMVTMTLLQGIVNTFVVFFARIAAWVASRFVREDLAPIVHFIAVIIFQIVFSILGSLVVFAFSRYREYHADRGGADLAGKDKMIHALRSLKHYTQRVRDDQASLSTLKINSKKGMSLFSTHPDLDDRISRLEAK, encoded by the coding sequence ATGGCTAAAAGAATTTTTCTATTTCTTTTATCAAATATTCTAGTCATTACAACGATTGGAATTGTTTTATCACTCTTTAACGTTTCTCCCTATCAAAATGTAAATGGTAATTTGGATTTGGTTAGTCTTTTAATTTTTAGTGCTGTGGTAGGTTTTACAGGTTCATTCGTATCTCTTGCAATTTCTAGATGGATGGCTAAAATGATGATGGGTGTCAAAGTAATTAATCCTGATGGCCAACTATCACCTTATGAAAGAGATCTTGTTGAAAGAGTGTATCGATTGTCTCGAGCTGCTGGTTTAACAAAGATGCCTCAAGTTGGTATTTATCAATCACCTGAAGTAAATGCTTTTGCGACTGGACCTTCAAAGCGACGTTCTTTGGTAGCTGTATCAACGGGACTTCTCCAGGAAATGGATGATGATGCAATTGAAGGTGTATTAGCACATGAGGTGGCACACATCGCCAACGGTGATATGGTTACAATGACGTTACTACAAGGAATTGTCAATACGTTCGTTGTATTCTTTGCACGTATTGCTGCATGGGTAGCCTCTCGTTTTGTCCGAGAAGACTTGGCACCGATTGTTCATTTTATTGCAGTGATCATTTTCCAGATTGTCTTCTCCATTTTGGGAAGCCTAGTTGTGTTCGCATTCTCAAGATATCGTGAATATCATGCTGACCGTGGTGGAGCTGACTTAGCGGGCAAGGATAAAATGATACACGCGTTAAGATCTTTAAAACATTATACTCAACGAGTTAGAGACGACCAAGCATCTTTATCAACTTTAAAAATAAATAGTAAAAAAGGGATGTCCTTATTCTCTACACATCCTGATCTTGATGATCGTATAAGTCGATTAGAAGCTAAATAA
- a CDS encoding PAS domain-containing sensor histidine kinase — MKQTMEDREIVALKAQLAQVEKENEMLKFKLLQHENILEGALDAVAIFDENMRFIDVNSAACHMFQLQKKELCKRNLYDFLSLIPSNQIRQVIDDIYHDDPVRKELIVKLDNGQVKFLEISLRKKAINGYDLAMIKDVSFKKMLERERTINEQLFKDLFHRAVDGIVIFDQNGDFIDANGSFCASFEITKMQLNSFGLEDFIDKHEKYRLDNLWKMLKENGSAKGELPVILKNGSKKIFEFTTTSNIIDGFYMAIMRDITEKRSMEIQLYKSEERFREVFENAIDAIMIWDKHGQIMKVNQAASRTFELNETELVRRNILDFVDQTSPSFLKVKNEYFNTGAIREELLFHMPNGQNKELEFTSKMDILDGHHLTIFRNVSERKRMEKILRESEHKFRSIFDGAMDGIILFNHSFEIIEANETAKKILNLKSEDIKSSRICDILFSHAHADPEYKTLESYEENIQEIMYTNENGEEMILEIALKNHINENMNLAVFRDVTEKRELEEQLRKSDTLNVVGELAAGIAHEIRNPMTALKGFIQLLEGSVKEDFSMYFNVITSELSRIESIITEFLILARPQAIQYSNKDIGTIVKETMELLNAQAILVNVQMQLNIEENLPLLFCEPNQLKQVFINVLKNAIEVMPDGGQIDVTVKRKNEDQLLISIRDRGSGISQDKIKRLGQPFYTTKERGTGLGLMVSYKIIEEHQGQVEVESEEGKGTTFHITLPITQ; from the coding sequence TTGAAGCAAACGATGGAGGATCGCGAAATCGTTGCCTTAAAAGCACAATTGGCTCAAGTAGAAAAAGAGAATGAAATGCTTAAATTTAAATTGCTGCAGCATGAAAATATATTAGAGGGTGCACTAGATGCTGTTGCAATTTTTGATGAAAATATGAGATTTATAGATGTAAACTCCGCCGCATGTCATATGTTTCAATTGCAGAAAAAAGAGTTATGTAAACGAAATCTCTATGACTTTTTATCTCTTATTCCAAGCAATCAAATAAGGCAAGTCATTGATGATATTTATCATGATGATCCAGTTAGGAAGGAATTAATTGTAAAATTAGATAATGGGCAGGTTAAATTTTTAGAAATCTCCTTACGGAAAAAAGCAATAAACGGTTATGACCTTGCTATGATAAAAGATGTTTCATTTAAAAAAATGCTTGAACGTGAGCGTACAATTAATGAACAGCTTTTTAAAGATCTATTTCATCGTGCAGTGGATGGAATAGTTATTTTTGATCAAAACGGTGATTTTATAGATGCGAATGGTTCTTTTTGCGCAAGCTTTGAAATAACGAAAATGCAGTTGAACTCTTTTGGACTAGAGGATTTTATTGATAAACATGAGAAATATAGACTTGATAACCTGTGGAAGATGTTAAAAGAAAATGGAAGCGCAAAAGGCGAGCTTCCTGTTATCTTGAAAAATGGTAGTAAGAAAATATTCGAGTTTACAACAACTTCAAACATTATTGATGGCTTTTACATGGCCATTATGAGGGATATTACAGAAAAAAGGTCAATGGAAATACAGCTATATAAAAGTGAAGAACGTTTTCGAGAGGTTTTTGAAAATGCGATAGATGCCATTATGATTTGGGATAAACATGGTCAAATTATGAAGGTGAATCAGGCTGCAAGTCGTACATTTGAGCTAAATGAAACAGAGCTTGTTCGTCGTAACATATTGGATTTTGTTGATCAAACCTCTCCAAGTTTTCTTAAAGTGAAAAACGAATACTTTAATACAGGGGCAATAAGGGAAGAATTACTTTTCCATATGCCCAATGGACAAAACAAAGAGCTTGAGTTTACCTCTAAAATGGACATACTGGATGGTCATCATTTAACAATTTTTCGGAACGTTAGTGAACGAAAACGGATGGAAAAAATATTAAGGGAAAGTGAACATAAATTTCGTAGTATTTTTGATGGTGCAATGGATGGAATTATTTTATTTAACCATTCTTTTGAAATCATTGAAGCCAATGAAACAGCTAAAAAAATCTTGAATTTAAAATCGGAAGATATCAAATCATCAAGAATATGTGATATTTTATTTTCACACGCTCATGCAGACCCTGAGTACAAAACACTAGAGTCATATGAAGAGAACATACAAGAAATCATGTATACGAATGAAAATGGAGAAGAAATGATTTTAGAAATTGCTCTTAAGAATCATATTAATGAAAATATGAATCTAGCTGTTTTTCGGGATGTAACAGAGAAAAGAGAGTTAGAAGAACAACTTAGAAAATCAGATACATTAAATGTAGTTGGAGAACTAGCAGCAGGTATTGCCCATGAAATTCGCAACCCAATGACTGCATTAAAAGGATTTATTCAGCTGCTAGAGGGAAGTGTTAAAGAGGACTTTTCTATGTACTTTAATGTTATTACATCTGAGCTAAGTAGGATAGAATCCATCATTACTGAATTTTTAATTTTAGCAAGACCTCAAGCTATTCAGTATTCTAATAAAGATATTGGAACAATTGTAAAAGAAACAATGGAATTACTAAATGCACAGGCCATTTTAGTAAATGTCCAGATGCAACTAAATATTGAAGAAAACTTGCCATTATTATTCTGTGAACCAAATCAACTAAAGCAAGTGTTTATAAATGTGTTAAAGAATGCGATTGAAGTAATGCCTGATGGAGGACAAATTGATGTTACAGTAAAACGGAAAAATGAAGATCAGCTTTTAATTTCCATAAGAGATAGGGGCTCAGGTATTTCGCAGGATAAAATAAAAAGACTCGGTCAACCATTTTACACAACGAAGGAACGTGGAACAGGGCTTGGTTTAATGGTAAGCTATAAAATAATTGAGGAACATCAAGGTCAAGTTGAGGTTGAAAGTGAAGAAGGGAAAGGGACAACATTTCATATTACCCTTCCAATTACACAATAA